A single region of the Plantactinospora soyae genome encodes:
- a CDS encoding helix-turn-helix domain-containing protein: MDAVSSPIEFLELLAREAAPIEFEGPLVAARAAGVPAERLGELEQAKVVALRVRALLERRRRREAELSGLYDTASDLAGLRDSDAVLRAIVRRARHLLGTDVAYMTLVDDERGDTYMRVTDGSISARFQGLRLPMGAGLGGLVAQTGSPYATANYPEDARFHHTGEIDAGVGEEGLVAILGVPLRLGSSVIGVLYAANRSARPFAREEVALLLSLAAHAAVAIDTARLLAETQAALAELSAANSTIQAHSASVERAAAAHDRMTALVLRGGGVEDVAAAVTEVLGGALLALDAEGRTLARVGEIDEPERGALDEAVVASRTEGRSVRRGGLWYAAVVAGAENLGALLLRPDEELVDADQRILERAALVTALLLLFRQTVADAEGRVRGELLDDLIARPVRDVAALRGRARRLGVDLDAPHVLVAVGDDAMAGSASVRQRVTSWATTYASTRGGLAAARDGRVVLMLPGADAGTAARTVVRDLSRVLGRPVTAGAGGSVAGVASLAGAAVEADRCLTALRALGRSGEGASSAELGFVGLLLGAVESGGDREVARFLTDTVGPVVDYDARRGTALVKTLEAYFGVGGSLARAAELLHVHVNTVTQRLDRVGQLLGPEWQKPERALEVQLALRLHKLRNQPPG; the protein is encoded by the coding sequence ATGGACGCCGTGTCCTCGCCGATCGAGTTTCTGGAGCTGTTGGCCCGGGAGGCCGCTCCGATCGAGTTCGAAGGGCCGCTGGTCGCCGCCCGGGCCGCCGGTGTCCCCGCCGAGCGGCTCGGTGAGCTGGAACAGGCGAAGGTGGTGGCGCTGCGGGTCAGGGCGCTGCTGGAACGGCGCCGACGCCGCGAGGCGGAACTCTCCGGCCTGTACGACACCGCGAGCGACCTGGCCGGGCTGCGGGACTCCGACGCCGTACTGCGGGCGATCGTGCGTCGGGCCCGGCACCTGCTCGGCACCGACGTGGCGTACATGACGCTGGTCGACGACGAGCGCGGCGACACGTACATGCGGGTCACCGACGGCTCCATCTCGGCCCGGTTCCAGGGGCTCCGGCTGCCGATGGGGGCGGGCCTGGGCGGCCTGGTGGCCCAGACCGGCAGCCCGTACGCCACCGCGAACTACCCAGAGGACGCCCGGTTCCACCACACCGGCGAGATCGACGCCGGGGTGGGCGAGGAGGGCCTGGTCGCCATCCTCGGGGTGCCGCTGCGGCTCGGATCGAGCGTGATCGGGGTGCTCTACGCCGCCAACCGGTCGGCCCGGCCGTTCGCCCGCGAGGAGGTGGCCCTGCTGCTCTCGCTGGCCGCGCACGCGGCGGTGGCGATCGACACCGCCCGGTTGCTCGCCGAGACCCAGGCGGCGCTGGCGGAACTCTCCGCCGCCAACTCGACGATCCAGGCGCACAGCGCGTCGGTGGAGCGGGCCGCCGCCGCGCACGACCGGATGACCGCGCTGGTGCTGCGCGGTGGCGGGGTCGAGGACGTCGCGGCGGCGGTGACCGAGGTGCTGGGCGGGGCACTGTTGGCGCTGGACGCCGAGGGCCGGACGCTGGCCCGGGTCGGCGAGATCGACGAGCCGGAGCGGGGCGCGCTCGACGAGGCCGTCGTCGCCTCCCGTACCGAGGGACGCAGCGTACGCCGGGGTGGTCTCTGGTACGCGGCCGTGGTCGCCGGGGCGGAGAACCTCGGTGCGCTGCTGTTGCGCCCCGACGAGGAACTGGTCGACGCCGACCAGCGGATCCTGGAGCGGGCCGCACTGGTCACCGCGCTGCTGCTGCTGTTCCGGCAGACGGTCGCCGATGCCGAGGGGCGGGTCCGGGGCGAGTTGCTGGACGACCTGATCGCCCGGCCGGTGCGCGACGTGGCGGCACTGCGTGGCCGGGCCCGCCGGCTGGGCGTGGACCTGGACGCTCCGCACGTACTCGTCGCGGTGGGCGACGACGCGATGGCCGGCAGCGCCTCGGTCCGGCAGCGGGTGACGTCGTGGGCCACCACGTACGCCTCGACCCGTGGCGGCCTGGCCGCGGCCCGGGACGGCCGGGTGGTGCTGATGCTGCCGGGGGCGGATGCCGGAACCGCCGCCCGGACGGTGGTCCGGGACCTGTCCCGGGTGCTCGGGCGGCCGGTCACCGCCGGGGCCGGCGGATCGGTGGCCGGCGTCGCGTCACTGGCCGGTGCGGCCGTGGAGGCGGACCGGTGCCTGACCGCGCTCCGGGCCCTGGGCCGGTCCGGGGAGGGCGCGAGCAGTGCCGAACTCGGTTTCGTCGGGTTGCTGCTCGGCGCGGTCGAGTCCGGTGGCGACCGGGAGGTGGCCCGGTTCCTGACCGACACGGTCGGGCCGGTGGTCGACTACGACGCGCGCCGGGGCACCGCGCTGGTGAAGACGCTGGAGGCGTACTTCGGGGTCGGTGGCAGCCTGGCCCGGGCCGCGGAGTTGCTGCACGTACACGTGAACACGGTGACGCAGCGGCTGGATCGGGTCGGCCAGCTGCTCGGCCCGGAGTGGCAGAAGCCGGAACGGGCCCTGGAGGTGCAGCTCGCGCTGCGCCTGCACAAGCTGCGCAACCAGCCGCCGGGCTGA
- a CDS encoding 3-hydroxybutyrate dehydrogenase, translating to MSGRTALVTGGGSGIGRACAVRLAAAGAAVTVVDRDTERAEAVAAEIGGRAIGVDLSDPRAAGDIDAEVDIVVNNAGLQHVAPVDEFPPERFSHLHRVMVEAPFLIVRRALPHMYARGWGRVVNISSVHGLRASPYKAAYVSAKHALEGLSKVVALEGAAHGVTANCINPAYVRTPLVEGQIAAQASNHGIAESEVIERIMLARAAIKRLIEPEEVAELLAYLCSPAAAFITGASIPVDGGWTAN from the coding sequence CTGTCGGGTCGGACCGCGCTGGTCACCGGCGGCGGCAGCGGGATCGGTCGGGCCTGCGCCGTCCGGCTCGCCGCGGCCGGCGCGGCGGTCACCGTGGTCGACCGGGACACCGAGCGGGCCGAGGCCGTCGCGGCCGAGATCGGCGGCCGGGCGATCGGGGTGGACCTGTCCGACCCGAGGGCGGCCGGCGACATCGACGCCGAGGTGGACATCGTCGTCAACAACGCCGGCCTGCAACACGTCGCCCCGGTCGACGAGTTCCCACCGGAACGCTTCAGTCACCTGCACCGGGTGATGGTGGAGGCACCGTTCCTGATCGTCCGACGGGCCCTGCCGCACATGTACGCCCGGGGCTGGGGCCGGGTGGTCAACATCTCCTCGGTGCACGGACTGCGCGCCTCGCCGTACAAGGCCGCGTACGTCTCGGCGAAGCACGCCCTGGAGGGGCTCTCCAAGGTCGTCGCCCTGGAGGGGGCCGCGCACGGGGTCACCGCCAACTGCATCAACCCGGCGTACGTGCGTACGCCGCTGGTCGAGGGGCAGATCGCCGCACAGGCGAGCAACCACGGGATCGCCGAGAGCGAGGTGATCGAGCGGATCATGCTCGCCCGGGCGGCGATCAAACGGCTGATCGAACCGGAGGAGGTCGCCGAGCTGCTCGCGTACCTCTGCTCGCCGGCCGCGGCGTTCATCACCGGCGCCTCGATTCCCGTCGACGGGGGCTGGACGGCGAACTGA
- the ruvC gene encoding crossover junction endodeoxyribonuclease RuvC, with amino-acid sequence MRVLGVDPGLTRCGVGVVEGVPGRPCTLVAYHVIYTEPDEELPLRLLHLDTELARLVAEYRPESVAVERVFSQHNVRTVMGTAQASAVAVLAGARAGLPVQTYTPSEVKAAVTGSGQADKAQMMAMVTRLLRLDAPPRPADAADALALAICHIWRGGTRARLAAAASAVRQRVAAQRSAAKRQGGTG; translated from the coding sequence GTGCGGGTGCTCGGCGTCGACCCGGGGCTGACCCGGTGTGGGGTCGGCGTGGTCGAGGGCGTGCCCGGCCGGCCGTGCACCCTGGTCGCCTACCACGTCATCTACACGGAGCCCGACGAGGAGCTGCCGCTGCGGCTGCTGCACCTCGACACCGAACTGGCCCGACTGGTGGCGGAATACCGGCCGGAGAGCGTGGCGGTGGAACGGGTGTTCAGCCAGCACAACGTGCGGACCGTGATGGGCACCGCACAGGCGAGTGCGGTGGCCGTACTCGCGGGGGCCCGGGCCGGGCTGCCGGTGCAGACGTACACCCCGAGCGAGGTGAAGGCGGCGGTGACCGGCTCCGGCCAGGCCGACAAGGCACAGATGATGGCCATGGTCACCCGGCTGCTGCGGTTGGACGCGCCACCCCGGCCCGCCGACGCGGCCGACGCGCTGGCGCTGGCCATCTGCCACATCTGGCGGGGCGGCACGCGGGCCCGGCTCGCGGCGGCGGCCAGTGCCGTCCGGCAGCGGGTGGCGGCCCAACGGTCGGCCGCGAAGCGACAGGGAGGAACGGGATGA
- the ruvA gene encoding Holliday junction branch migration protein RuvA — protein sequence MIASVRGVVAGLSPDGAVIEVGGVGLAVQCAPGTLAGLRVGSPARLATSLVVREDSLTLYGFADDEEKQLFELLQTASGVGPRLAQAVLAVHSPDTVRKAIANADTGALTRVPGIGKKGAERLVLELRDRIGPVAIGPDGAAGVTAGAWPDQVRQALVGLGWTAAQADQAVAVVAEGIEGETPPVPVLLKQAIRLLGKTR from the coding sequence ATGATCGCCAGTGTGCGGGGAGTGGTCGCCGGGCTGTCCCCGGACGGTGCCGTGATCGAGGTCGGCGGCGTCGGGCTCGCGGTGCAGTGCGCGCCGGGCACCCTGGCCGGGCTCCGGGTCGGTTCACCCGCCCGGCTGGCCACCAGCCTGGTCGTCCGGGAGGACTCGCTCACCCTGTACGGGTTCGCCGACGACGAGGAGAAGCAGCTTTTCGAGCTGCTCCAGACCGCCAGCGGCGTCGGTCCCCGGCTGGCCCAGGCGGTCCTCGCCGTGCACTCCCCGGACACGGTGCGCAAGGCGATCGCCAACGCCGACACCGGCGCCCTGACCCGGGTGCCCGGGATCGGCAAGAAGGGCGCCGAACGGCTGGTACTGGAGTTGCGTGACCGGATCGGCCCGGTCGCCATCGGCCCGGACGGCGCGGCCGGTGTCACCGCCGGGGCCTGGCCGGACCAGGTACGGCAGGCGCTGGTCGGGCTCGGCTGGACGGCCGCGCAGGCGGACCAGGCGGTCGCGGTGGTCGCCGAGGGCATCGAGGGTGAGACCCCGCCGGTACCGGTGCTGTTGAAGCAGGCCATCCGACTGCTGGGCAAGACCCGATGA
- the ruvB gene encoding Holliday junction branch migration DNA helicase RuvB, translated as MTDHEGLVSAYASDAELDAEATVRPKRLAEFIAQHRVRDQLDLLLRGAMGRGTPPDHILLSGPPGLGKTTLANIVAAELGAGIRVTSGPAIERSGDLAAILTSLGEGDVLFIDEIHRIAKPAEELLYSAMEDFRVDVIVGKGPGATAIPLDVEPFTLVGATTRSGLLTGPMRDRFGFVAHLDFYTPAELDVLIQRSARILRVPVTEDGSAEIAGRSRGTPRIANRLLRRVRDFAEVRADGTVTLETARAALHVYDVDELGLDRLDKAVLTALVDSFRGGPVGLSTLAVAVGEQPDTVEEVCEPFLVRAGLLARTPRGRVATEAAWRHLGRTPPNGTFGAAMPSTPDLFSGGSQEV; from the coding sequence GTGACCGACCACGAGGGGCTCGTCTCGGCGTACGCCAGCGATGCCGAGCTGGACGCCGAGGCGACCGTACGCCCGAAGCGGCTGGCCGAGTTCATCGCCCAGCACCGGGTACGCGACCAGCTCGACCTGCTGCTGCGTGGCGCGATGGGCCGGGGCACCCCGCCGGACCACATCCTGCTGTCCGGGCCCCCTGGACTCGGCAAAACCACCCTCGCCAACATCGTCGCCGCCGAGCTGGGCGCGGGGATCCGGGTCACCAGCGGTCCGGCGATCGAGCGCTCCGGCGACCTCGCCGCGATCCTGACCAGCCTCGGCGAGGGCGACGTGCTGTTCATCGACGAGATCCATCGCATCGCGAAGCCGGCCGAGGAACTGCTCTACAGCGCGATGGAGGACTTCCGGGTCGACGTGATCGTCGGCAAGGGGCCGGGTGCGACGGCGATCCCGCTGGACGTCGAGCCGTTCACCCTGGTCGGCGCGACCACCCGGTCCGGGCTGCTGACGGGTCCGATGCGGGACCGCTTCGGCTTCGTGGCGCACCTCGATTTCTACACCCCCGCGGAGCTGGACGTGCTGATCCAGCGGTCCGCGCGGATCCTCCGGGTGCCGGTGACCGAGGACGGTTCGGCGGAGATCGCCGGGCGGTCGCGGGGCACGCCGCGGATCGCCAACCGGCTGCTCCGCCGGGTGCGGGACTTCGCCGAGGTGCGGGCCGACGGGACCGTGACGCTGGAGACCGCGCGGGCCGCCCTGCACGTCTACGACGTGGACGAGCTGGGGCTGGACCGGCTGGACAAGGCCGTGCTGACCGCCCTGGTCGACTCGTTCCGGGGTGGCCCGGTCGGCCTCTCCACCCTGGCCGTGGCGGTGGGGGAGCAGCCGGACACGGTCGAGGAGGTGTGCGAGCCCTTCCTGGTCCGGGCCGGGCTGCTCGCCCGTACGCCCCGGGGGCGGGTGGCGACCGAGGCGGCTTGGCGACACTTGGGGCGTACGCCACCGAATGGTACATTTGGGGCGGCTATGCCGTCGACGCCCGACCTCTTCTCCGGAGGCTCCCAGGAGGTGTGA
- the yajC gene encoding preprotein translocase subunit YajC — protein sequence MPILMIVLLFGVMYFMMIRPQQRKRREAEQMQRSIGAGDEVVTIGGLYGTVTGVDDETVMLEVAPGVQTRYARPAIARVIKPVERVETVQDEVEVKE from the coding sequence ATGCCGATCCTCATGATTGTCCTGCTCTTCGGCGTCATGTACTTCATGATGATCCGCCCGCAGCAGAGGAAGCGCCGCGAGGCCGAGCAGATGCAGCGGTCGATCGGCGCGGGCGACGAGGTGGTCACCATCGGCGGGCTCTACGGCACGGTCACCGGAGTGGACGACGAGACCGTGATGCTCGAGGTCGCACCTGGGGTGCAGACCCGGTACGCGCGGCCGGCGATCGCCCGGGTCATCAAGCCCGTGGAGCGGGTCGAGACGGTGCAGGACGAGGTCGAAGTCAAGGAATGA
- the secD gene encoding protein translocase subunit SecD, whose amino-acid sequence MAPPQGQMRPGRQLAVLGLIFTVLYLLVFFAAGAKGGWMDRLEPKLGLDLIGGTRMTLEATTEAGEAPPAGSLERAREIIQARVDGRGVAEAEVVTEGNRNIVISVPGQNADLDDVGTAAELRFRKVLKTTDGGPPSTTPPPTANPSGSPAPSGSPTPSAGATGSPNPAVTASAGAGGGQGGGAPAPTPTASASAAPTPTATPSATPAAPVDQTLAAQRAAVEQKVGAAAWAAANALQGPADFSQDPTLTEKLKPFADLTPQEIRVLPPAMQFNIPTITCEKLDQRPPGSVKDGKQQAVACESGQIKNLLDVAKVEGTDVADADGVLDQTSSQYVVSLDFTGDGQSKWTNLTREAFNNEGGACDASALGENGTGKCRVAVVLDNQIISSPEIQGVLTGDSQITGSFTNASASELASQLRYGALPLTFQPQEAQNITATLGTEHLRAGLLAAGVGMLLVIIYAFFYYRLLGSVIFLSLVLSAALVFGALVLLGRQIGFTLTLAGIAGFIVSLGVAADSFVIYFERLKDEIRDGRSPRSAVPRAWVRARRTIISANAISIMAAVVLYLVSVGTVQGFAFALGLATILDLVVVFLFRHPIMTMFARTPAFLSPRVSGLGRALQSRDDETPTGQTGKTRVKEA is encoded by the coding sequence GTGGCACCACCTCAGGGACAGATGCGGCCCGGGCGGCAACTGGCCGTACTTGGGTTGATCTTCACCGTCCTCTACCTCTTGGTGTTCTTCGCCGCAGGCGCCAAGGGCGGTTGGATGGACCGGCTCGAGCCGAAGCTCGGCCTGGATCTCATCGGCGGTACCCGGATGACCCTGGAGGCGACGACCGAGGCGGGCGAGGCGCCCCCGGCCGGATCGCTGGAGCGGGCCCGGGAGATCATCCAGGCACGGGTCGACGGTCGGGGCGTCGCCGAGGCCGAGGTGGTCACCGAGGGCAACCGCAACATCGTGATCTCCGTACCCGGCCAGAACGCCGACCTCGACGACGTCGGCACCGCGGCCGAGTTGCGGTTCCGCAAGGTGCTCAAGACCACCGACGGCGGGCCGCCCAGCACGACCCCCCCGCCGACGGCCAACCCGTCCGGCAGCCCGGCTCCCTCCGGCAGCCCGACCCCGAGCGCGGGCGCCACCGGGTCCCCCAACCCGGCGGTGACCGCATCGGCGGGTGCCGGTGGTGGACAGGGCGGCGGCGCCCCGGCGCCCACGCCGACCGCGAGCGCGTCCGCCGCACCGACGCCGACCGCCACGCCCAGCGCGACCCCGGCCGCCCCGGTCGACCAGACCCTGGCGGCCCAGCGGGCGGCGGTGGAGCAGAAGGTGGGCGCGGCCGCCTGGGCTGCCGCCAACGCACTGCAGGGGCCGGCGGACTTCAGCCAGGACCCGACGCTCACCGAGAAGCTCAAGCCGTTCGCCGACCTGACGCCGCAGGAGATCCGGGTCCTGCCCCCGGCGATGCAGTTCAACATCCCCACGATCACCTGCGAGAAGTTGGACCAGCGGCCCCCGGGCTCGGTGAAGGACGGGAAGCAGCAGGCGGTGGCCTGCGAGAGCGGACAGATCAAGAACCTGCTGGACGTCGCCAAGGTCGAGGGCACCGACGTCGCGGACGCGGACGGGGTGCTCGACCAGACCAGCAGCCAGTACGTGGTCAGCCTGGACTTCACCGGCGACGGTCAGAGCAAGTGGACCAACCTGACCCGGGAGGCGTTCAACAACGAGGGCGGCGCCTGTGACGCCAGCGCCCTCGGCGAGAACGGCACCGGCAAGTGCCGGGTCGCGGTCGTACTGGACAACCAGATCATCTCCTCCCCGGAGATCCAGGGCGTGCTGACCGGCGACTCGCAGATCACCGGCAGCTTCACCAACGCCTCGGCCAGTGAACTGGCCAGCCAGCTCCGGTACGGCGCCCTGCCGCTGACCTTCCAGCCGCAGGAGGCGCAGAACATCACCGCCACCCTGGGCACCGAGCACCTGCGGGCGGGCCTGCTCGCCGCGGGCGTCGGCATGCTGCTGGTCATCATCTACGCGTTCTTCTACTACCGGCTGCTCGGCTCGGTGATCTTCCTCAGCCTGGTGCTCTCCGCCGCGCTGGTGTTCGGCGCGCTGGTGCTGCTCGGCCGGCAGATCGGCTTCACCCTGACGCTGGCCGGAATCGCAGGCTTCATCGTCTCGCTCGGTGTCGCCGCGGACTCGTTCGTCATCTACTTCGAACGCCTGAAAGACGAGATCAGAGACGGCCGAAGTCCACGCAGCGCGGTGCCCCGCGCCTGGGTACGGGCCCGTCGGACGATCATCTCGGCGAACGCCATCTCGATCATGGCGGCCGTGGTGCTCTATCTCGTCTCGGTCGGTACGGTGCAGGGCTTCGCCTTCGCGCTCGGCCTGGCCACCATCCTCGACCTGGTAGTCGTCTTCCTGTTCCGGCATCCGATCATGACGATGTTCGCCCGTACCCCGGCGTTCCTCTCGCCCCGGGTCAGCGGACTCGGGCGCGCGTTGCAGTCGCGGGACGACGAGACGCCGACCGGCCAGACCGGCAAGACCCGCGTGAAGGAGGCCTGA
- the secF gene encoding protein translocase subunit SecF: MSRSGLASRLYRGEAGLRIIPRRKLWFSISGGLVLLAILSFVIQGFILGIEFKGGNEFQVPTRVGTMQHAEDAVHAALVGETTPDGPAEVVSGQQVGSDTYLFRTSPLDQTQATEVRNALASELNISVDDISDSRVSAAWGAQVTQRALIGLVIFLVLVTGYLVLRFELRMAIAAVVGLGLDLVLTAGIYSAVRFEVTPSTIVGFLTILGFALYDTVVVFDKIQENTRGITGGSTQTYAEASNLALNQTLMRSINTSVVALLPVGGLLFIGAGLLGAGTLKDLGLVLFVGMGAAFFSSIFLATPLLVMLKEREPRIRTHTQRVLARRAGGGRDTSATRRPARQPGQARPVVEQQAEAPGEEEAPVPATDSTALAAAAPKVGARPSGKRSGGARGGRPGGGGNRPGGKRR, encoded by the coding sequence ATGAGCAGAAGTGGTCTCGCCAGCCGCTTGTACCGCGGTGAAGCCGGTCTTCGGATCATTCCCCGCCGGAAGCTGTGGTTCAGCATTTCCGGTGGCCTGGTCCTGTTGGCCATCCTGAGCTTCGTGATCCAGGGCTTCATCCTGGGCATCGAGTTCAAGGGCGGAAACGAGTTCCAGGTGCCGACCCGCGTCGGCACCATGCAACACGCCGAGGACGCGGTACACGCCGCGCTCGTCGGCGAGACGACCCCGGACGGGCCGGCGGAGGTGGTGTCGGGCCAGCAGGTCGGCAGCGACACGTACCTGTTCCGGACCTCGCCGCTGGACCAGACGCAGGCGACCGAGGTCCGTAACGCACTCGCCAGCGAGCTGAACATCTCGGTCGACGACATCAGTGACAGCCGGGTCAGCGCGGCCTGGGGCGCCCAGGTCACCCAGCGGGCGTTGATCGGTCTGGTGATCTTCCTCGTCCTGGTCACCGGCTATCTGGTGCTCCGGTTCGAGCTGCGGATGGCGATCGCCGCGGTGGTCGGGCTCGGGCTCGACCTGGTGCTCACCGCCGGGATCTACTCGGCGGTGCGCTTCGAGGTGACCCCGTCGACCATCGTGGGCTTCCTGACCATCCTCGGTTTCGCCCTGTACGACACGGTCGTGGTGTTCGACAAGATCCAGGAGAACACCCGGGGCATCACCGGGGGGAGCACACAGACGTACGCCGAGGCGTCCAACCTGGCCCTGAACCAGACCCTGATGCGGTCGATCAACACCTCGGTCGTGGCGCTGCTGCCCGTCGGCGGCCTGCTGTTCATCGGCGCCGGTCTGCTCGGTGCCGGCACGCTGAAGGACCTCGGTCTGGTGCTCTTCGTCGGTATGGGCGCGGCGTTCTTCTCGTCGATCTTCCTGGCGACTCCGCTCCTGGTCATGCTCAAGGAGCGGGAGCCGAGGATCCGGACGCACACCCAGCGGGTGCTGGCCCGGCGGGCCGGCGGCGGTCGGGACACCTCGGCCACGCGCCGTCCGGCCCGGCAGCCCGGCCAGGCTCGGCCGGTCGTCGAGCAGCAGGCCGAGGCCCCGGGCGAGGAGGAGGCGCCGGTACCGGCGACCGACTCGACCGCCTTGGCGGCCGCCGCGCCCAAGGTCGGCGCCCGCCCCTCGGGCAAGCGCTCGGGCGGTGCCCGGGGCGGTCGCCCCGGCGGCGGCGGTAACCGGCCGGGTGGCAAGCGGCGCTGA
- a CDS encoding adenine phosphoribosyltransferase — protein MTETPTEVRGDSGPATAQLVASRVLDVPDFPKPGIAFKDLMPLFADGAVFREVIDGIVEHHGRESFDVVVGIEARGFVVAAAIAYATGVGVVPVRKAGKLPRAAYAASYALEYGEATLEVHQDAFTAGHRVLVVDDVLATGGTAQATLDLVERAGGTVAGFSVLLELGFLNGRARLDPRPVHALLTV, from the coding sequence GTGACGGAGACCCCTACCGAGGTACGTGGCGACAGCGGCCCGGCCACCGCGCAGTTGGTGGCGAGCCGGGTGCTGGACGTGCCAGATTTCCCCAAACCGGGCATCGCGTTCAAGGACCTCATGCCGTTGTTCGCGGACGGGGCGGTCTTCCGGGAGGTGATCGACGGAATCGTCGAGCATCACGGCCGGGAGTCGTTCGACGTGGTGGTCGGGATCGAGGCGCGTGGCTTCGTGGTGGCCGCCGCGATCGCGTACGCCACCGGGGTCGGGGTGGTGCCGGTGCGTAAGGCCGGCAAGCTGCCCCGGGCCGCCTACGCCGCCTCGTACGCCCTGGAGTACGGCGAGGCCACCCTGGAGGTGCACCAGGACGCCTTCACCGCCGGGCACCGGGTGCTGGTGGTCGATGACGTGCTCGCCACCGGTGGGACCGCCCAGGCGACCCTCGACCTGGTGGAGCGGGCCGGCGGCACGGTGGCCGGGTTCAGTGTGCTGCTGGAACTGGGCTTCCTGAACGGTCGGGCACGGCTCGATCCACGACCGGTTCACGCCCTCTTAACCGTTTAA
- a CDS encoding peptidylprolyl isomerase: MTTTRERQRAAARAKLEREMAERATAARKRRQLQASIGAGVALLLVVAGTVWLVVSLGDDKDTTNQAGGATCAWTEIPAEQRNAATKDVGLPPTSAKNTGSQTMTIDTGLGPITAKLTLGNVPCTAASFTHLADKKFFDNTKCHRLVTQGLQVLQCGDPSVTGTAWKETDGTGGPTYRFAEENLPTDKRPPYPAGVIAMANSGQPGTTGSQFFIVYGDSQLPASYTVLGTVTGGLDLVAQVGAAGDDGAFAQQAGGGHPKKEVLIKSLTMSAPVG; this comes from the coding sequence GTGACGACCACCAGAGAGCGGCAACGCGCCGCCGCGCGGGCAAAGCTGGAGCGGGAGATGGCCGAGCGGGCCACCGCGGCCCGCAAGCGCCGTCAACTGCAGGCCAGCATCGGGGCGGGGGTGGCGCTGCTGCTGGTGGTCGCGGGCACCGTGTGGCTGGTGGTGAGCCTGGGAGACGACAAGGACACCACGAACCAGGCCGGCGGCGCGACCTGCGCCTGGACCGAGATCCCGGCCGAACAGCGCAACGCGGCGACCAAGGACGTCGGGTTGCCGCCGACCTCGGCGAAGAACACCGGCAGCCAGACGATGACGATCGACACCGGCCTGGGGCCGATCACCGCGAAGCTGACCCTGGGCAACGTGCCGTGCACTGCGGCCAGCTTCACCCACCTCGCCGACAAGAAGTTCTTCGACAACACCAAGTGCCACCGGCTGGTCACCCAGGGGCTCCAGGTGCTGCAGTGCGGCGACCCGAGCGTCACCGGCACCGCCTGGAAGGAGACCGACGGCACCGGCGGTCCGACGTACCGGTTCGCCGAGGAGAACCTGCCGACGGACAAGCGCCCGCCGTACCCGGCGGGTGTGATCGCGATGGCGAACTCCGGTCAGCCGGGCACCACCGGCAGCCAGTTCTTCATCGTGTACGGCGACTCGCAGCTGCCCGCCTCGTACACGGTGCTCGGTACGGTCACCGGTGGCCTGGACCTGGTCGCACAGGTCGGCGCGGCCGGTGACGACGGTGCCTTCGCCCAGCAGGCCGGCGGCGGCCACCCGAAGAAGGAAGTACTGATCAAGTCGCTGACCATGAGCGCCCCGGTCGGCTGA